One genomic region from Reichenbachiella ulvae encodes:
- a CDS encoding CHAT domain-containing protein: MAEADSLFTHSQFDEAFKLFESNAESFYGNGDQENYIYCHLRMAACEIGKGEIDAGVFRAEQSLEHIREYLEDTTSIIAQAHMVVGSGYLHVGRNDLALENLLLAEPYLEEKTLNKAECLEEIGVAYWNNGNRDLALQFHERALDIRRKIDQIPASLIGDSNNNIGLVYLNEEPLQSIIYFNRAVDLYQDNPEQNRRKIALCYVNIAYANAELANYMEALEYLDRMDSIWADIYDGPHGNKAFVLNNRGRIYKMKGDFNQALVYQQEALKMYLNIHGEKHPDVANTFLLIGQIYQQKGDYERAAINYQRSVYSNLYDQSFADLYSNPEIKNFYNADILLTSLQSKAKAMEALHFEKSLKKRDIDGALTSYLLCDELISIIRQTRINEADKLRLAGIAAEVYENGIYIAQYLSEHSFKKKEYLKIAFEFAERSKAALLLQAINDTNAKHFAGIPDSELALEDSLKVEIDLLDQMLMQDISDEERERIKGQVFEYQRALRDFVSGLEEKYPSYYQLKYDTKLASVWDVQASLTDEEWLLSYFVGEKKIFVFSITSDKYQLFDVDKPEKFNSQVIGMRNTIKYRMEEENRSISKQLYQLLIPKMEKGKSSLTILPDGLLSTVTFESLIDEEGSYLIERIAINYDYSATLYLQKPLEQLHGDMSALLVAPVEFDANSGMSDLPSTEKEVNEIRYLLSGNGLTVDVSLHEQASESNVVHKLEEGYRYLHLATHGMVDEDHPGQSSIYLNADQSGDGRLYCSEIYSTKINSNLVSLSACETGLGKISQGEGVIGLSRALKYSGAQNLLVSLWQVNDQSTSELMISFYKNHLYHSDKEGYRDDLRKAKLEMIRSEKYSDPYYWAPFILIGR; encoded by the coding sequence ATGGCCGAAGCTGATTCACTATTTACTCATTCTCAATTTGATGAGGCATTCAAACTATTTGAATCTAATGCCGAAAGTTTTTATGGGAATGGCGATCAAGAGAACTACATCTATTGTCATCTACGGATGGCCGCTTGTGAAATAGGTAAAGGTGAAATAGATGCAGGAGTATTCAGGGCCGAACAGAGTTTGGAGCATATCAGGGAGTATCTGGAGGACACTACCAGCATCATTGCTCAAGCTCATATGGTTGTGGGAAGTGGATATTTGCATGTGGGTAGAAATGATCTGGCACTCGAAAACTTATTGTTGGCAGAACCTTATCTGGAAGAAAAAACATTGAACAAAGCGGAATGTTTGGAAGAAATAGGAGTGGCCTATTGGAATAATGGTAATCGAGACTTGGCCTTGCAGTTTCATGAGCGAGCCTTAGATATCCGAAGAAAAATAGATCAGATTCCGGCTAGTCTGATTGGAGACTCTAACAACAATATTGGTTTGGTGTATCTGAATGAGGAACCCCTTCAAAGTATTATATATTTCAATCGAGCCGTAGATTTGTATCAAGATAATCCTGAACAAAATCGTAGGAAAATAGCCCTGTGCTATGTCAACATTGCATACGCTAATGCAGAATTGGCCAATTACATGGAGGCGTTGGAGTATCTGGATCGAATGGATTCGATATGGGCAGATATCTATGACGGACCACATGGTAACAAGGCATTTGTCTTGAATAACAGAGGCAGAATCTATAAAATGAAGGGCGATTTTAATCAGGCGCTCGTCTACCAACAGGAGGCATTGAAGATGTATCTGAATATCCATGGTGAAAAACATCCTGATGTTGCGAATACTTTTTTGCTGATTGGCCAGATTTATCAACAAAAGGGGGATTACGAAAGAGCGGCTATCAACTATCAGCGGTCTGTATATTCCAATCTTTATGACCAGAGTTTTGCCGATTTGTATTCTAATCCAGAGATTAAGAATTTTTACAATGCCGATATATTATTGACTTCTCTGCAATCCAAGGCCAAGGCAATGGAGGCACTACATTTTGAGAAGTCGTTGAAAAAACGAGATATTGACGGTGCGCTTACCTCATATTTGCTTTGTGATGAGCTCATTTCTATCATTCGCCAAACGAGGATCAACGAGGCGGACAAATTGCGACTGGCGGGTATAGCGGCAGAGGTTTATGAAAATGGGATTTACATCGCTCAGTACCTAAGTGAGCATAGTTTTAAGAAAAAGGAGTACCTAAAGATTGCTTTTGAATTTGCTGAACGTAGCAAAGCGGCACTTCTGTTACAAGCGATTAACGATACCAATGCCAAGCATTTTGCTGGTATTCCTGATTCGGAGTTGGCGCTTGAAGACAGTTTGAAGGTAGAGATTGATTTGCTAGATCAGATGCTGATGCAGGATATCAGCGATGAGGAGAGAGAAAGGATCAAGGGGCAAGTTTTCGAATATCAAAGAGCTTTGAGAGATTTCGTGTCTGGACTAGAAGAAAAATACCCTTCCTATTATCAATTGAAATATGACACGAAATTGGCCAGTGTCTGGGATGTTCAGGCCTCACTGACTGATGAAGAGTGGTTGTTGTCATACTTCGTAGGCGAAAAGAAGATATTCGTCTTTTCCATCACATCAGACAAGTATCAATTGTTCGATGTGGACAAACCTGAAAAGTTCAATAGTCAGGTCATAGGAATGAGGAATACGATCAAATATCGGATGGAAGAGGAGAACCGATCCATTTCAAAACAACTGTATCAACTATTGATTCCCAAAATGGAAAAGGGTAAAAGCTCTCTGACCATTTTACCAGATGGATTGCTTTCAACCGTGACTTTTGAGAGTTTGATAGATGAAGAAGGTAGTTATCTGATTGAGCGTATTGCCATTAACTATGATTATTCGGCTACCTTGTATTTACAGAAACCTCTAGAGCAATTGCATGGAGATATGTCTGCACTTTTGGTCGCTCCAGTAGAGTTTGACGCCAATTCAGGAATGAGTGATTTACCCTCTACCGAAAAGGAAGTGAATGAAATAAGATATTTGCTCAGTGGGAATGGTTTGACTGTTGATGTGAGTTTACATGAGCAAGCCAGCGAAAGCAATGTGGTTCATAAGCTGGAAGAAGGATATAGATACTTGCATTTAGCGACTCATGGCATGGTAGATGAAGATCACCCGGGTCAATCTAGTATTTATCTAAATGCAGATCAGTCTGGAGATGGGAGACTTTATTGCAGCGAAATATATAGCACCAAGATCAATTCCAATTTAGTTTCACTATCGGCCTGCGAAACAGGTTTGGGTAAAATATCCCAGGGGGAAGGAGTGATAGGTTTAAGCCGTGCTCTGAAGTATTCGGGAGCTCAAAACCTGTTGGTATCACTTTGGCAGGTGAATGATCAATCTACCTCTGAGTTGATGATATCATTTTATAAAAACCACCTCTATCACTCTGATAAGGAGGGTTATAGAGACGATCTGAGAAAGGCGAAATTGGAAATGATTAGGTCAGAAAAATATTCGGATCCTTATTATTGGGCACCATTTATATTAATAGGCAGATAG
- the dnaX gene encoding DNA polymerase III subunit gamma/tau, translating to MENFVVSARKYRPLGFDEVVGQGHITTTLKNAIDNNHLAQALLFCGPRGVGKTTCARILAKMVNKFDDKGSGESVNSLNIYELDAASNNSVEDIRNLIDQVRYPPQQGSFKVYIIDEVHMLSNQAFNAFLKTLEEPPSYAIFILATTEKHKVIPTILSRCQIFDFNRIEIDDITYQLKKIASNEGIEAEEEALHLISQKADGALRDALSIFDLICTFSSGNKVTYQDTINNLHILDYDYFFKITNHLYNEEVSSSLLIYDEILRNGFDGHNFVVGLSEHFRNLMVCKDPETVKLLNVSKNIEQKYIEQAKEVNLSFLMSGLNILNQTDLQYKSSKNQRLHVELALMKLGYLKQAFTLSASQDAPVKKKLATT from the coding sequence ATGGAGAATTTCGTAGTATCGGCAAGGAAGTACAGGCCTCTTGGCTTTGACGAAGTGGTGGGACAAGGCCACATTACGACGACTCTTAAAAATGCAATTGACAACAATCACCTCGCTCAGGCGTTGCTTTTTTGTGGGCCTAGAGGAGTAGGTAAAACCACTTGCGCCAGAATTTTGGCCAAAATGGTCAATAAATTCGACGACAAGGGTAGTGGCGAATCAGTCAATTCGCTAAACATCTATGAACTGGATGCCGCTTCTAACAACTCGGTAGAAGACATCCGAAATCTGATCGATCAGGTACGATACCCACCTCAGCAAGGATCTTTCAAAGTTTATATCATAGATGAGGTTCACATGCTTTCTAACCAGGCCTTCAATGCTTTTTTGAAGACTTTGGAAGAACCTCCATCCTACGCCATATTTATTTTGGCGACAACTGAGAAGCATAAAGTCATCCCAACCATCCTATCAAGGTGTCAAATCTTCGATTTTAACAGAATCGAAATAGATGATATCACCTACCAACTTAAAAAAATCGCCAGCAACGAAGGAATTGAGGCTGAAGAAGAAGCTTTGCATCTGATATCTCAAAAGGCAGACGGCGCATTGAGAGATGCTCTCTCTATTTTTGATCTTATCTGCACCTTCTCTTCCGGAAACAAAGTCACTTACCAGGATACCATCAACAACCTTCATATTCTGGACTATGACTATTTCTTTAAGATCACCAACCACCTCTACAATGAAGAGGTGTCTTCCTCTTTGCTGATCTATGACGAAATCCTACGCAATGGATTTGATGGGCACAATTTCGTAGTGGGGCTATCTGAACATTTCAGAAACCTGATGGTCTGTAAAGATCCCGAAACAGTAAAACTCCTGAATGTTTCGAAGAACATCGAGCAGAAATACATTGAGCAGGCAAAGGAAGTGAACCTGTCATTTTTGATGTCGGGACTAAACATCCTGAATCAGACGGATCTACAATACAAGAGCAGTAAGAATCAGCGACTCCATGTAGAGCTTGCACTGATGAAGCTAGGCTACTTGAAACAAGCCTTTACACTATCGGCCAGCCAGGATGCGCCGGTAAAAAAAAAATTAGCGACGACTTAG
- a CDS encoding response regulator produces MVKYKCELALLIDNNATDNYAHKLAIIESQLAREVKVVTSGKDAIDYLRHENNPVPQIILFDVLIPIVEGQVFLHEFASLSHPHKNEMKIVILTYHEHDTHVEKLLVNQEITCVESKPLTMDSFDRLGAIMC; encoded by the coding sequence ATGGTTAAATACAAGTGTGAGCTGGCACTGTTGATAGACAACAACGCCACCGACAATTATGCTCACAAACTGGCGATTATTGAGTCGCAGTTAGCAAGAGAGGTGAAAGTCGTCACCAGTGGGAAGGATGCAATAGATTATCTCAGGCATGAGAATAACCCTGTGCCCCAAATCATATTGTTTGATGTGTTGATCCCAATCGTAGAAGGACAGGTCTTTCTGCATGAGTTTGCCTCCTTGTCACATCCCCATAAGAACGAAATGAAAATCGTCATTCTCACCTATCATGAACATGACACCCACGTCGAGAAGCTATTGGTCAATCAGGAGATCACTTGTGTGGAGTCAAAACCTCTGACAATGGATAGTTTTGACAGATTGGGTGCTATTATGTGTTGA
- a CDS encoding LysM peptidoglycan-binding domain-containing protein gives MRYLIALFLLMTSAQLWADDPYRPRVPATMEFAGMKLKITDGARKEIQDDVDMLTKSTKYFELKADRARLYFPIIEKTLKEQNVPDDFKFLSVQESALISDAVSSANAVGFWQFKDFTGREVGLRIDRHVDERLNIVSSTIGASKYFKRHNFYFDNWIYTLLAHMTGRGGAEKYVDHKQFGATRMTIDRKTHWYVKRCLAHKIAFEEAVKSKHSEGMSLMIYERGGGKSLSKIADELKVSETDLKQYNKWLKSSKIPEEKTYSVIVPVKGRQKPIKRIGGGASETVAQKEKDNHEVTKTEEEKVIPSLSKELNTDKTIFIRINGLPTILAKKGDDVQSLAAKAQLHPQRFARYNDLSLDSPIKEGEIYYLKNKRWRARTYYYTAQRGEDLWDISQKFGVKENRLARLNRMSIIDDVQPGRVMWLRKRRPKDVDVEIQEVSMGPVDETIPVKELIKEVRKEEKELEREEKEAEKAQEEEREEETVPTPEETKVEPVVEVVEEEEELPEFMDMEEEKKEVPQPIVPVETRVEERPVDQASSYFTHTVKKGETLYGISKKYGVSVQDILEWNEMNATELKIGQSLIVHGEGRPFEMKTKTVDFHVVEPGDTMYSISKKYNIAIDELLRINQKDNFALSVGERIRVKE, from the coding sequence ATGAGATATTTGATTGCGTTATTTCTGCTGATGACCTCAGCTCAGCTTTGGGCGGATGACCCATACCGACCTAGAGTCCCTGCCACCATGGAGTTTGCAGGTATGAAGCTAAAAATCACCGATGGAGCCCGCAAGGAAATCCAGGACGATGTTGACATGCTGACCAAAAGCACCAAGTACTTCGAGCTGAAGGCGGATCGTGCGAGGCTTTATTTTCCGATCATCGAAAAAACACTCAAAGAGCAAAACGTACCCGACGATTTCAAATTTCTATCCGTTCAGGAGAGCGCGTTGATCTCTGATGCCGTATCATCTGCCAATGCGGTGGGCTTCTGGCAGTTCAAGGACTTTACGGGCCGGGAGGTAGGCCTGAGGATTGATCGCCACGTCGATGAACGACTCAATATCGTGTCCTCGACCATTGGCGCCTCCAAGTACTTCAAGCGACACAACTTCTACTTCGACAATTGGATATATACCTTGCTGGCGCACATGACAGGCAGAGGAGGAGCAGAAAAGTATGTGGATCACAAGCAATTCGGGGCGACTCGGATGACCATCGACCGCAAGACCCACTGGTATGTCAAGCGATGTCTGGCGCATAAGATTGCCTTTGAGGAGGCTGTCAAATCCAAGCACAGCGAGGGCATGAGTCTGATGATCTACGAGCGAGGAGGAGGAAAATCTCTGTCTAAGATAGCAGACGAGCTCAAGGTGAGCGAAACCGATCTGAAGCAATACAACAAATGGCTGAAGTCCAGCAAGATTCCCGAAGAAAAGACCTATTCGGTGATCGTGCCAGTTAAGGGACGCCAGAAGCCGATCAAGCGAATTGGGGGTGGAGCCTCTGAAACAGTCGCGCAAAAGGAGAAAGACAATCATGAAGTAACCAAGACCGAGGAGGAGAAGGTCATTCCCTCACTCAGCAAAGAACTGAATACAGATAAAACCATATTCATTCGAATCAACGGCCTGCCAACCATTCTGGCTAAGAAGGGGGATGATGTTCAGTCATTGGCTGCTAAAGCCCAATTGCACCCGCAGCGATTCGCCCGCTACAATGATCTGTCCCTGGACTCGCCTATCAAAGAAGGTGAAATTTACTATCTCAAAAATAAGCGCTGGCGAGCCAGGACTTACTACTATACCGCACAGCGAGGAGAGGATCTTTGGGATATCTCTCAAAAATTTGGGGTAAAGGAAAACCGCCTCGCTCGCCTCAACAGGATGTCGATCATTGATGATGTACAGCCCGGGCGTGTCATGTGGTTGAGAAAGCGCCGACCCAAGGACGTGGATGTCGAGATTCAGGAGGTGTCGATGGGTCCAGTAGACGAGACCATTCCTGTGAAGGAGCTGATCAAGGAAGTACGCAAAGAGGAGAAGGAATTAGAACGCGAAGAAAAAGAAGCAGAGAAAGCTCAAGAGGAAGAACGAGAAGAAGAAACAGTGCCAACTCCTGAGGAAACAAAGGTAGAGCCTGTCGTGGAAGTGGTCGAGGAAGAAGAGGAATTGCCGGAGTTTATGGATATGGAAGAGGAAAAGAAGGAAGTACCTCAACCTATTGTGCCGGTAGAAACCAGAGTGGAAGAAAGACCAGTTGACCAGGCTTCAAGTTATTTTACTCATACAGTGAAGAAAGGGGAGACGCTTTATGGAATCTCTAAGAAGTACGGAGTATCCGTGCAGGATATACTGGAGTGGAACGAGATGAATGCTACTGAATTGAAAATCGGGCAATCGTTGATCGTCCATGGAGAAGGTAGACCCTTTGAAATGAAAACTAAAACGGTGGACTTTCACGTGGTGGAACCAGGCGATACGATGTACAGCATATCGAAAAAATATAATATTGCGATAGATGAGTTGCTGAGAATCAACCAAAAGGATAACTTTGCACTCTCAGTAGGAGAGAGAATTCGTGTAAAGGAATAG
- a CDS encoding O-methyltransferase, with the protein MDFLDTEIQRYSDAHCSPEGELLHRIERETHLEVMRPRMLSGPMQGRVLSMFSAMIKPQCILEIGTFTGYSALCLAEGLAEGGRLITMDIDEELEDRVRGYFSESKYGDQIDYRIGKGLDIIPQLEESFDLVFIDADKVNYRQYYELLIPKMNKGGIIIADNVLWSGKVVEEVKDNDLATKALLDFNDFVQKDDRVENVLMPLRDGLMIARVL; encoded by the coding sequence TTGGATTTTTTAGACACTGAGATACAGAGATATTCTGATGCCCACTGCAGCCCCGAAGGTGAACTGCTGCATAGGATAGAAAGAGAGACCCATCTGGAAGTAATGAGGCCCAGGATGCTTTCTGGCCCGATGCAGGGACGTGTCTTGTCTATGTTCAGTGCCATGATCAAACCCCAATGCATTCTGGAGATTGGAACCTTCACGGGGTATTCTGCTTTGTGTCTGGCCGAAGGATTGGCCGAAGGGGGACGCCTCATCACCATGGATATCGACGAAGAGTTGGAAGATCGCGTCAGAGGCTATTTTTCAGAATCCAAATACGGCGATCAGATCGATTACAGAATAGGCAAGGGGCTGGATATCATTCCTCAGCTAGAGGAAAGCTTTGATCTGGTCTTCATCGATGCAGACAAGGTGAACTACAGGCAATACTACGAGCTACTGATCCCAAAGATGAACAAAGGCGGCATCATAATCGCCGACAATGTGCTCTGGAGTGGCAAAGTCGTAGAAGAGGTCAAAGACAATGACCTGGCTACCAAAGCGCTGCTGGATTTCAATGATTTTGTACAAAAGGATGATCGAGTGGAAAATGTATTGATGCCTTTGAGGGACGGTTTAATGATTGCAAGGGTACTATGA
- a CDS encoding deoxynucleoside kinase, with protein MIKHVAIAGNIGAGKTTLCKMLAKHYNWDIELEEVDNNPYLADFYQDMSRWSFHLQIFFLNSRFKQVREIEAAQKTIIQDRTIYEDAYIFAKSLYDQGNFSQRDYENYLALFHSMVDYVKAPDLLIYLKSDIDQLVKNIEKRGRDYEKSIRIDYLQELKSHYEEWISQYKEGKLLVIDVNHLDFVNEPEDFATIVSNIDRELFGLFS; from the coding sequence ATGATCAAACATGTAGCCATTGCCGGAAATATAGGAGCCGGCAAAACCACACTCTGCAAAATGCTCGCCAAACACTACAACTGGGACATCGAACTGGAAGAGGTCGACAACAACCCCTATCTGGCGGACTTTTACCAGGATATGTCGAGGTGGTCATTTCATCTCCAGATCTTTTTCCTGAACAGTCGCTTCAAGCAGGTCAGAGAAATCGAGGCTGCCCAAAAAACAATCATACAGGATCGCACGATCTATGAGGATGCCTACATCTTTGCCAAGAGCCTTTATGATCAGGGTAATTTCTCTCAGCGGGATTACGAAAACTACCTGGCGCTTTTTCACTCGATGGTCGACTATGTCAAGGCACCCGACCTGCTGATCTATCTCAAATCAGACATCGACCAGCTGGTCAAAAACATCGAGAAGAGAGGCCGTGACTATGAAAAAAGCATCCGCATCGACTACCTGCAAGAACTCAAATCGCACTACGAAGAGTGGATCTCCCAATACAAAGAAGGTAAGCTGCTGGTGATCGATGTTAACCATCTGGACTTTGTGAATGAACCTGAGGATTTTGCCACTATCGTGTCGAATATCGATCGCGAATTATTTGGTCTGTTTAGTTGA
- a CDS encoding dipeptidyl-peptidase 3 family protein yields MKQSIYVMALFFLLWGCKQEESVKEPETTDDFKYWTEQFADLKIYRYKVPGFDQLSLDQKKLVYYLSQAGLSGRDIIYDQNYRHNIRIRKTLDTIVKNYEGDRSEPEWDSFITYVKRVWFSNGIHHHYSMAKILPEFSKEYFDSLLKATDQELSEEILDAIFDPAVDNKKVNLDPEKGLLAGSATNFYDPDITKDEAEAFYTEMMKDKGEEPISYGLNSKLVKNESGELEEKVWKADGMYGAAIQEIIFWLEKATTVAENPAQKKGLELLIEYYKTGDLKVWDEYNIVWAGATEGDIDYINSFIEVYNDPLGYRGSFESIVEIKDFEASERMKVLSENAQWFEDNSPIMEEHKKKNVVGVSYKVVNVASESGDASPSTPIGVNLPNSNWIRSKHGSKSVSLGNIIDAYKQGGSSGLTEEFAYSEAEIKRAKEHGVLGDKMHTALHEVVGHASGQLNPGVGTPKETLKNYASTLEEGRADLVGLFFLMDPKLIELGLIPSLDVGKQEYDAYIRNGMLMQLRRLQPGEDIEEAHMRNRAWVSNWAYEQGLEYNVIEKVVKDGKTYFVINDYPKLREIFGRLLRETQRIKSEGDYEAAKNLVENYGVKVDPVIHAEVLARTEKLNIAPYGGFINPVLSPVEDADGNITDIKVEYPDDFSEQMLDYAERYSFL; encoded by the coding sequence ATGAAACAATCCATTTATGTGATGGCCCTGTTTTTTCTCCTTTGGGGATGTAAACAGGAGGAGTCCGTCAAAGAACCCGAAACCACAGACGACTTCAAATACTGGACCGAGCAGTTTGCCGATCTTAAGATCTACCGCTACAAGGTTCCCGGTTTTGATCAACTGAGTCTGGATCAGAAAAAACTGGTCTACTACCTATCGCAGGCGGGTCTGAGTGGTCGTGACATCATCTACGATCAGAACTATCGCCACAATATCCGCATCAGAAAAACACTCGACACCATCGTCAAAAACTACGAAGGGGATCGAAGCGAGCCTGAGTGGGACAGCTTTATCACTTATGTCAAAAGAGTTTGGTTCTCCAATGGCATCCACCATCACTATTCGATGGCCAAGATCCTTCCAGAGTTTTCTAAGGAATACTTCGATAGTCTGCTCAAGGCTACCGATCAGGAATTGAGTGAAGAGATACTGGACGCCATATTTGATCCGGCGGTGGACAACAAAAAGGTAAATCTAGACCCTGAAAAAGGCCTGTTGGCTGGCTCTGCCACCAACTTTTATGATCCTGACATCACCAAGGACGAAGCTGAGGCATTCTACACTGAAATGATGAAGGACAAGGGAGAAGAGCCCATTTCATACGGTCTGAACTCCAAGCTGGTAAAAAATGAATCCGGCGAGCTGGAAGAAAAAGTATGGAAAGCAGACGGCATGTATGGTGCTGCAATCCAGGAGATCATCTTCTGGCTGGAGAAAGCCACTACAGTAGCAGAAAACCCAGCTCAAAAGAAAGGGCTAGAACTGCTAATCGAATACTACAAGACGGGTGACCTTAAGGTCTGGGACGAATACAACATCGTATGGGCTGGAGCGACCGAGGGCGATATCGACTATATCAATAGCTTTATCGAGGTGTACAACGACCCACTGGGCTACCGTGGCTCCTTCGAGTCGATCGTGGAGATCAAGGATTTCGAAGCGTCTGAGCGCATGAAGGTGCTTTCGGAAAATGCGCAATGGTTTGAGGACAACTCCCCTATCATGGAGGAGCACAAAAAGAAAAATGTAGTAGGTGTGAGCTACAAGGTAGTGAATGTCGCCAGCGAATCGGGAGATGCTTCGCCATCCACTCCGATTGGGGTCAACCTGCCCAACTCCAACTGGATCAGAAGTAAGCATGGGTCTAAATCTGTGAGCCTGGGCAACATCATCGATGCATACAAGCAAGGCGGCAGCAGCGGATTGACGGAAGAGTTTGCCTACTCCGAAGCGGAGATCAAAAGAGCTAAAGAGCACGGCGTATTGGGAGACAAAATGCATACCGCCCTACACGAGGTGGTCGGGCATGCCTCCGGACAGCTGAATCCGGGTGTGGGTACACCTAAGGAGACCCTGAAAAACTACGCCTCTACCCTGGAAGAAGGCAGAGCCGATCTAGTGGGGCTATTCTTCCTGATGGATCCTAAACTGATCGAACTAGGACTGATCCCAAGCCTGGACGTAGGCAAACAGGAATATGATGCCTATATCCGCAACGGCATGCTGATGCAGCTGCGCAGATTACAACCGGGCGAAGACATAGAAGAAGCCCACATGCGAAACCGTGCCTGGGTGTCTAACTGGGCCTATGAACAAGGGCTGGAATACAATGTGATCGAGAAGGTAGTCAAAGACGGCAAGACCTATTTCGTGATCAACGACTACCCGAAACTAAGAGAGATATTTGGGAGACTGCTGAGAGAGACGCAGCGCATCAAATCTGAGGGCGACTATGAAGCAGCTAAGAATCTGGTCGAGAACTATGGCGTGAAGGTAGACCCTGTGATACACGCCGAAGTACTGGCCAGAACCGAAAAACTGAACATCGCGCCTTATGGTGGCTTCATCAACCCGGTGCTGTCGCCTGTAGAAGATGCCGATGGCAACATCACCGACATCAAGGTGGAGTATCCCGACGACTTTAGCGAGCAGATGCTGGACTATGCCGAGCGCTATTCTTTCTTGTAG
- a CDS encoding acetolactate decarboxylase: protein MNIKPIGLGLLTVGLIGCNWTPKEKNTDEAETYPDIKIVGAMKNVMRKGELGSSIDLDTISDKNGLYGLGPISYLTGELLINNGKSYVSKVNSDSTMSVEKNVKSSAPFFVYGNVTEWNEMDLPSYIKTIQDVEKFIDDKTSELKRPFAFKLIGQVSSAIIHIQNLPEGTKVSSPDEAHQGKINYNIANENAEIIGFFSTEHKGVFTHHDSFLHMHLITKDESSMGHLDELEIGEMKLYLPKK from the coding sequence ATGAACATTAAACCAATAGGATTAGGCCTTTTGACAGTTGGGCTAATAGGTTGCAATTGGACGCCGAAAGAAAAAAACACGGACGAAGCAGAAACCTATCCTGACATTAAAATTGTAGGAGCAATGAAAAACGTGATGCGGAAAGGTGAATTAGGAAGCAGTATTGACCTTGACACTATTTCAGACAAAAATGGACTTTATGGCCTTGGACCTATAAGCTACTTGACAGGCGAATTGTTGATCAATAACGGAAAGAGCTACGTGTCAAAAGTGAATTCGGATTCAACAATGTCCGTTGAAAAAAACGTTAAATCATCAGCACCATTCTTTGTTTATGGAAACGTAACTGAATGGAATGAAATGGATTTGCCTTCTTACATTAAGACAATTCAGGATGTAGAAAAATTCATTGACGACAAAACGAGTGAACTCAAAAGACCTTTTGCCTTTAAATTAATCGGACAAGTTTCAAGTGCGATTATTCATATTCAGAATTTGCCTGAAGGAACAAAAGTATCTTCGCCTGATGAAGCACATCAAGGAAAGATCAATTACAATATCGCAAATGAAAACGCTGAAATAATTGGATTTTTCTCGACTGAACATAAAGGAGTTTTTACGCATCACGACTCATTTTTACATATGCACTTGATAACAAAAGACGAAAGTAGCATGGGACATTTAGACGAATTAGAAATCGGAGAAATGAAATTATATCTACCGAAAAAATAA